TTCAACGTTGCCTTCCTGGCCTATCTGTGGGGGCTCAACAGCTGGCTGCCCACCTATCTGGTCCAGGACAAGGGCATCGATCTCGACCAGGCGGGGATCTTCTCCGCGCTGCCGTTCATCGCCATGCTGCTGGGCGAGGTGATCGGCGCCGTCGCCTCCGACCGCTTCGACCGACGCGCGCTGATGTGCTCGATCGCCATGCTCGGGGCGGGCCTGGGGCTGGCGCTGGTGCTGTCCATCGAAGACTCCAACTGGGCGATGATCGCCGCCATGTCGTTCAGTGCCGCCATGTGGGGCGTCGGCGCGCCCAATGTCTTCGCGCTGCTGGCCAAGGCCACCCCCTCCGACGTCAGCGCCACCGCCGGCGGCATCTTCAACGGCCTGGGCAACTTCTCCGGCGCCCTGGTGCCGGTGCTGATCGGCGCGCTGATCGTCGCCACCGGCGACATGACTGCCGGCCTGATGTTCATGATGGCCATGGCCTTCCTGGGCGCCGTCGTACTCCTTCCCCTGATCCGCCGCTACTGAGCGGCCGGCGTCGGCTCGCAGCGGGCCGGCGCCTCTCTTCGACCAGGTATCTTGTTGATTCATCGAGGGGCGTTCTTCGGCTCCGCATGACTCCCCGGGTGACGTTTGACAAAGCCCGACGGCGGGCCTACATTTGCTAGCATCAAATAATAAACAGAGTTTCAAATATGGCACGCCGAGCGGCGCGCCGTCCGGGACGGCAACAAAGGTAACAACAGCATGACAAGCCTGAAGATTGGTATCTGCGGTGGGGGTGTCGGCGGTCTCTGCGCGGCGCTGGCGCTGCGTCAACTGGGCCACGAGGCCATCGTCTTCGAACGCACCAGGCAGTTCCTGCGCATCGGTGCCGACGTCAACCTGACCCCCAACGCCGTGCGCGCCCTGGATCGCCTGGGCGTGGGCGAGGTGCTGCGCGAGACCGCGGCGCGCCCGACCCACCGCATCAGCCGCACCTGGGACACCGGCGAGGAGACCTCGCGACTGCCCATGAGCGAGGCCGCCGAGCAGCGCTATGGCGCCCCGCAGCTGACGATCCATCGCGGCGACCTGCTCCAGGCACTGGAGAAGGCCCTGCCCGATGAGGCCCTCCATCTGGGCAAGCAGGCCGAGCGCATCGAGCAGGGCGAGCCGATGCGCATCCATTTCGCCGACGGCAGCCACGCGGACGTCGACCTGGTGATCGGCGGCGACGGCATTCACTCCGCGGTGCGTCGCGAGCTGTTCGGCGAGGACCAGCCCGAGTTCACCGGCCTGGTGTCCTATCGCTCGGTGGTGCCGCGCAGCGCGGTGCCGGAGGTCGAGAACCTGGATGCCTTCACCAAGTGGTGGGGCCCGAGCGCCGACGTCCAGGTGGTGGTCTTCCCGCTGACCCGCGGCGAGGAGGTGTTCATCTTCGCCACCACGCCCCAGGACGACTGGCGCGAGGAATCCTGGACCCTGCCCGGCGACGTCGAGGAACTGCGCCGGGTCTACCGGGACTTCCATCCCGACGTACGGGCCCTGCTGGCCGCCTGTGACGGCGTGACCAAGTCGGCGCTCTACGTGCGCGAGCCCATGGAACGCTGGTCGGTGGGGCATGCCACCCTGCTCGGCGATGCCGCCCACCCCATGGTGCCCTTCATGGCCCAGGGCGCCTGCATGGCCATCGAGGACGCCGTGGTGCTGTCGCGCTGCCTGGAAGGCGTCGACCGCGATGGCCTCGCCGCGGCGCTGGAACGCTACGAGTCGGCCCGCAAGGAACGTACCGCCAAGGTGCAGCGCGGCTCCCGGGCCAACGACTGGCTCAAGGGCGAGGGAAATGCCGACTGGGTCTACGGCTACGATGCCTGGGGCGTGGAACTGGCCTGACGCCGGCCGCCACTCTCCGAACGCTTCAATAACAACACCCGAGGAAATCCCCGCATGACCAAGCAGCTCCTGACCAAGTCCCTGCTGGGCCTGTCCCTGGCGGCCGCCGCCGGTGCCGCTCAGGCCGAGGAAATCACCCTCAACGCCGTCTCCTTCACGCCCAAGACCGCGGTGGTCTCCCACGGCTTCGAGGCCTTCGTCGAGGCCATCAACGAGACGTTCGACGGCGAACTGCAGATCAACTGGCGCGGCGGCCCCGAGGTAATGCCGCCCTTCCGCCTGGCCGACGCCGTACGC
The Halomonas sp. M4R1S46 DNA segment above includes these coding regions:
- a CDS encoding FAD-dependent monooxygenase; translated protein: MTSLKIGICGGGVGGLCAALALRQLGHEAIVFERTRQFLRIGADVNLTPNAVRALDRLGVGEVLRETAARPTHRISRTWDTGEETSRLPMSEAAEQRYGAPQLTIHRGDLLQALEKALPDEALHLGKQAERIEQGEPMRIHFADGSHADVDLVIGGDGIHSAVRRELFGEDQPEFTGLVSYRSVVPRSAVPEVENLDAFTKWWGPSADVQVVVFPLTRGEEVFIFATTPQDDWREESWTLPGDVEELRRVYRDFHPDVRALLAACDGVTKSALYVREPMERWSVGHATLLGDAAHPMVPFMAQGACMAIEDAVVLSRCLEGVDRDGLAAALERYESARKERTAKVQRGSRANDWLKGEGNADWVYGYDAWGVELA